Genomic segment of Bacteroidota bacterium:
TGCGAATGTATTTAAAAAACCTCCCATAAGATAAAAATAATTTTAATTCTTAAATTAAAAGATTTTTTGTAATCTTTGTTTATTATTTCACAACATTAAAATTAAAAATAGATTCTTTTAAATAAATTATTAATTGATTATGGAATACGAAACAGTAAAAATTGAAATTAAAGACAATATTGCCGTACTATCATTAAATCGGCCAAAAGCTATGAATGCATTAAATTCAAAAGTTTTTGAAGAGATTGATGATGTAGTCAAAACAGTAGAAGACAATACTGATGTAAAAGTACTAATTATCACAGGAGAAGGAAAAGCCTTTGTAGCAGGTGCTGATATTGCTGAAATGGCAGATATGTCGTCTGAAGCCGGTAGTTCTTTTTCTCAAACAGGACAAAGTACTTTCAAAAGTTTTGAGAACCTTGAGATACCTGTAATTGCAGCTATAAACGGATATGCTCTTGGTGGTGGATTAGAATTAGCAATGGGATGCGATTTTAGAATAGCAAATACTTTTGCAAAATTCGGACAACCTGAAGTTGGTCTTGGATTAATTCCCGGATATGCTGGTACTGCTCGTCTTCCTCGATTAGTTGGTCTTGGTAATGCTCTTTACTTATTAATGACAGCAGATGTGATTTCCGCAGATGAAGCATTAAGAATGGGTCTTGTTCAAAAAGTAGTTGAACCCGAAAACTTAATAGATGAAGCCATAAAAATTGCAAAAAGAATTGCATCTAAAGGACCCTTGGCAATAAAAAAAGTGAAATATGTAACAAGAAATGCTATGAATACTGATTTTAAAAATGCATGTACTGTTGAATCTCAGGAATTTGGTTCACTCTTTGGAAAAGGCAGTGAAGGAGAACTGGGCATGAAAGCATTTCTTAACAAAGAAAAACCTGATTGGAAATAATAACATTATATAAATAAAAATAATTTAATGTATAACTTGTCTGTTAAATCAGGCTATAAAAATAATTAAAATATATGAATTACACAAAACAACTACAAAACGTATCTGTACTAGGTGCTGCGGGAAAAATGGGTAGCGGAATACTACTGCTCACAGCAATGGAAATGGCAGATCTTAGTTTAAAACCCGAAAACAAAGACAAAGTTTTTGTTATTAACGCTATTGACGTTTCGGATGAAGGCTTAAATGGTCTTATGCAGTTTTTAAAAACTCAAATTTTAAAAGCAGCAGAAAAAAAGACAATTTTATTGAGAAAATTTTATGCAGATAGAAAAGACCTCATTGAAAATGAACATATCATAAACCAATATGTTTTTGATGTAATGGGTATCATTCGCCCTACAACATTGATTGAATCTGCGTATAAATCAAAAATAATATTTGAAGCAATTATTGAAAATCCTGAAGTAAAGAAAAAATTGTATTCTCAAATTAATGAAAACAATGATAATTCACCATGGTTTTTTACTAACACATCATCTATTCCAATTACAAAATTAGATAATGATTCTAATTTAGATGGAAGAATTCTCGGTGTTCATTTTTACAACCCTCCTGCTGTTCAAAAACTTGTGGAAGTAATTAGAGGAGATAATACCAAAGATGAACTTAATGAATTTGCATTAGCTTTTATCAAAAGTCTTAGAAAAAAAGCTGTTCCTTCAAATGATTTTGCAGGTTTTATTGGCAATGGACATTTTATGAGAGATGCTATACATGGAATAAATGAAGCTGAAAAACTCGCTAAGGAAATGCCTCTTGTAGAAGCTATTTACATGATGAATAAAGTAAGTCAAGATTACCTTGTACGTCCAATGGGAATTTACCAACTAATTGATTATGTTGGAGTAGAAGTATGTTCATATATTATGAGCGTTATGAATCCTCATGTAACGGATGAAGATATTCATAGTAATCTTCTTGATAAAATGGTAGAGCTTAATGTTTACGGTGGACAATTTTCTTCAGGAGCACAAAAAGACGGATTCCTAAAATATGAAAAAGGACAACCTTCTGCCATTTATGACATTGACAAAAAGGATTATGTTCCTATTTCTAATTTCCAAGAAAA
This window contains:
- a CDS encoding 3-hydroxyacyl-CoA dehydrogenase family protein, encoding MNYTKQLQNVSVLGAAGKMGSGILLLTAMEMADLSLKPENKDKVFVINAIDVSDEGLNGLMQFLKTQILKAAEKKTILLRKFYADRKDLIENEHIINQYVFDVMGIIRPTTLIESAYKSKIIFEAIIENPEVKKKLYSQINENNDNSPWFFTNTSSIPITKLDNDSNLDGRILGVHFYNPPAVQKLVEVIRGDNTKDELNEFALAFIKSLRKKAVPSNDFAGFIGNGHFMRDAIHGINEAEKLAKEMPLVEAIYMMNKVSQDYLVRPMGIYQLIDYVGVEVCSYIMSVMNPHVTDEDIHSNLLDKMVELNVYGGQFSSGAQKDGFLKYEKGQPSAIYDIDKKDYVPISNFQEKCDKKLGELPKSFSPWKAVNFSPSKAEHLDNYFNEINSMDTLGAKLAKDYNAKSNKIGKKLVTDKVAFNEKDVNTVMLTGFFHAYGPINDYLK
- a CDS encoding enoyl-CoA hydratase-related protein; amino-acid sequence: MEYETVKIEIKDNIAVLSLNRPKAMNALNSKVFEEIDDVVKTVEDNTDVKVLIITGEGKAFVAGADIAEMADMSSEAGSSFSQTGQSTFKSFENLEIPVIAAINGYALGGGLELAMGCDFRIANTFAKFGQPEVGLGLIPGYAGTARLPRLVGLGNALYLLMTADVISADEALRMGLVQKVVEPENLIDEAIKIAKRIASKGPLAIKKVKYVTRNAMNTDFKNACTVESQEFGSLFGKGSEGELGMKAFLNKEKPDWK